A window of Microbacterium luteolum contains these coding sequences:
- a CDS encoding ABC transporter substrate-binding protein: protein MFRRTRRLALISALAATAVILSACTGTPAETPSSSPGKPDPDATLHVGLVLEPTNLDIRHTSGAAIEQILIDNIYEGLVTRTQDNEIEGRIASDYEVSADGLTYTFTLNDGVLFHDGTPLTSADVVASYETVRTDTTVQGNAEFASVASITAPDATTVEIVLSAPNQNFLFALTGPAGLIFKSGDTTDLKTAENGTGPFTLTRWSKGSTITFARNDDYWGEAAGVAEVEFQYIPDFTAGVNAALAGDVDVLTAVDPNLASQLEDSGDFTLTKGRTTDKATLAFNNKKAPLDDVRVREALRLAIDHEALIEAVGAGTTLYGPIPELDPGYEDLSDVISYDPEKAKELLAEAGQKDLELTLTIPSFYGTTVPKVLISDFAKVGVTLEVDSVEFPAWLEDVYTNHDYDLSFVLHVEPRDFGNFANPDYYFGYDNAEVQGLYEQAQAEVDPDKSAELLAQAARIVSEDHAADWLYNGETLTAVSPIVAGFPEDSINSRINLAGVTVSAEK, encoded by the coding sequence ATGTTCCGACGCACCCGACGTCTTGCTCTGATCTCCGCCCTCGCGGCGACCGCCGTCATCCTCAGCGCCTGCACCGGCACCCCCGCAGAGACCCCGTCGTCCTCTCCCGGGAAGCCCGACCCGGACGCCACCCTGCACGTCGGTCTGGTCCTCGAGCCGACCAACCTCGACATCCGGCACACCAGCGGCGCCGCCATCGAGCAGATCCTCATCGACAACATCTACGAGGGTCTCGTGACACGCACGCAGGACAACGAGATCGAGGGACGGATCGCCTCCGACTACGAGGTGTCCGCCGACGGACTCACCTACACCTTCACGCTGAACGACGGTGTGCTCTTCCACGATGGCACGCCGCTCACGTCGGCCGACGTCGTCGCCTCCTACGAGACCGTGCGCACCGACACGACGGTGCAGGGCAACGCGGAGTTCGCCTCGGTCGCCTCGATCACCGCCCCCGACGCCACGACCGTCGAGATCGTGCTGTCCGCGCCGAATCAGAACTTCCTGTTCGCGCTCACCGGACCCGCCGGCCTGATCTTCAAGTCCGGCGACACGACAGACCTCAAGACGGCCGAGAACGGCACGGGTCCCTTCACCCTCACGCGCTGGAGCAAGGGCAGCACCATCACGTTCGCGCGGAACGACGACTACTGGGGAGAAGCGGCCGGAGTGGCCGAGGTGGAGTTCCAGTACATCCCCGACTTCACGGCCGGCGTGAACGCCGCGCTCGCAGGCGACGTCGACGTCCTGACGGCGGTCGACCCGAACCTCGCATCGCAGCTCGAGGACTCCGGCGACTTCACGCTCACGAAGGGTCGCACCACCGACAAGGCGACGCTGGCCTTCAACAACAAGAAGGCACCGCTCGACGACGTCCGCGTGCGCGAAGCGCTGCGCCTGGCGATCGACCATGAGGCCCTCATCGAGGCGGTCGGCGCCGGCACCACGCTCTACGGGCCGATCCCGGAGCTCGACCCGGGCTACGAGGACCTCTCCGACGTGATCTCGTACGACCCTGAGAAGGCCAAGGAACTGCTCGCCGAAGCAGGTCAGAAGGATCTGGAGCTGACCCTGACGATCCCGAGCTTCTACGGGACGACCGTGCCGAAGGTCCTGATCTCGGACTTCGCGAAGGTCGGCGTGACTCTGGAGGTCGACTCCGTGGAGTTCCCGGCCTGGCTCGAAGACGTCTACACGAACCACGACTACGACCTCAGCTTCGTGCTCCACGTCGAGCCGCGCGACTTCGGCAACTTCGCGAATCCGGACTACTACTTCGGCTACGACAACGCCGAGGTCCAGGGTCTCTACGAGCAGGCACAGGCCGAGGTGGATCCCGACAAGTCCGCCGAACTCCTCGCGCAGGCGGCGCGCATCGTCTCCGAGGATCACGCCGCGGACTGGCTGTACAACGGCGAGACCCTCACAGCTGTGAGCCCGATCGTCGCCGGGTTCCCCGAGGACTCGATCAACTCGCGCATCAACCTCGCCGGCGTCACCGTCTCCGCCGAGAAGTAG
- a CDS encoding ABC transporter permease — translation MLRYALVRGALLIAGLLVSSVLIFLTLRVFPGDVAQLIAGTQASPAEVDALRESLGLNRPLLTQYTDWIGGIFRGDLGTSLLSGASVGEELFLKAQVTVPLGIMALLIAILIAVPFGILAALLRGRRGGTALSVGAQTLAAVPVVWAGMMLIVVFSVWLGWLPPQGFPRTGWSTPGRAIEALLLPALTIGIVEGAMLMRFVRSATLQAAGQDFVRTAAAKGLTRTRALIQHGIPAVGLSIITVLGLQVAGIIVGSVVIEQLFTLPGIGRMLVADVGTRDLIKVQSELLVLTGFVLVIGFLVDLLHRAIDPRQREAA, via the coding sequence GTGCTCCGCTACGCGCTCGTCCGAGGGGCCCTGCTGATCGCAGGGCTCCTCGTGTCGAGCGTGCTCATCTTCCTGACGCTGAGGGTCTTCCCCGGCGATGTCGCCCAGCTGATCGCCGGCACCCAGGCCTCCCCCGCCGAGGTCGACGCGCTCCGCGAGTCGCTCGGGCTGAACCGTCCGCTCCTCACGCAGTACACCGACTGGATCGGCGGCATCTTCCGGGGCGACCTCGGCACCTCGCTGCTCTCCGGAGCATCGGTCGGCGAGGAACTGTTCCTCAAGGCGCAGGTCACCGTCCCGCTCGGGATCATGGCGCTGCTGATCGCGATCCTGATCGCCGTGCCCTTCGGCATCCTCGCCGCACTTCTCCGCGGCCGACGCGGCGGCACCGCGCTCAGCGTCGGCGCGCAGACGCTCGCGGCCGTGCCGGTCGTCTGGGCGGGCATGATGCTCATCGTGGTCTTCTCGGTCTGGCTCGGCTGGCTGCCGCCCCAGGGGTTCCCGCGCACGGGCTGGTCGACGCCGGGTCGCGCCATCGAAGCCCTCCTTCTCCCCGCGCTCACGATCGGGATCGTCGAGGGCGCGATGCTCATGCGCTTCGTCCGCAGCGCCACGCTGCAGGCGGCGGGCCAGGACTTCGTCCGCACCGCCGCGGCGAAGGGCCTGACGCGCACGCGAGCGCTGATCCAGCACGGCATCCCCGCTGTCGGCCTGTCGATCATCACGGTGCTGGGACTCCAGGTGGCCGGGATCATCGTGGGATCCGTCGTCATCGAGCAGCTGTTCACGCTCCCCGGGATCGGGCGGATGCTCGTGGCGGACGTCGGCACCCGCGACCTGATCAAGGTGCAGAGCGAGTTGCTCGTGCTGACCGGCTTCGTGCTCGTGATCGGCTTCCTCGTCGACCTGCTGCATCGCGCGATCGATCCCCGACAGCGGGAGGCCGCATGA
- a CDS encoding ABC transporter permease: MTPRWLSRLWATATGRFGLIVVAVIAVTALVSSFWTPFDPQSSNIGDRWLPPSWPHLLGTDDTGRDILSLIMAGSRTAVFVSVGAGVVATVIGISLAALGALTVRWVRETVAVFVDILIAFPVLLIAMMISSVWGGSLWVVIWAVGIGFGVNIARVTRPELRRMQQSDFVLAARASGLTPRQSLTRHLLPNVAPVFIVQLSWSMAVAVLAEAGLSYLGFGASVVEPSWGILLADLQRYIGVHPLSVIWPGLTITITVLALNLLGDGLREATDPTLRHRAAELHTPAVVA; encoded by the coding sequence ATGACCCCCCGTTGGCTGTCGCGGCTCTGGGCCACGGCGACGGGCCGCTTCGGACTCATCGTCGTCGCAGTGATCGCCGTCACCGCGCTCGTGTCATCGTTCTGGACGCCGTTCGACCCGCAGTCGTCGAACATCGGCGATCGCTGGCTGCCGCCGAGCTGGCCCCACCTGCTCGGCACCGACGACACCGGCCGCGACATCCTCAGCCTGATCATGGCCGGCTCACGGACGGCCGTCTTCGTCAGCGTCGGCGCCGGCGTGGTGGCCACCGTCATCGGCATCTCCCTCGCCGCGCTCGGCGCCCTCACCGTCCGCTGGGTGCGCGAGACCGTCGCGGTGTTCGTCGACATCCTCATCGCGTTCCCCGTGCTGCTGATCGCCATGATGATCTCCTCTGTCTGGGGCGGCTCGCTCTGGGTCGTCATCTGGGCGGTCGGGATCGGGTTCGGCGTCAACATCGCCCGCGTCACCCGTCCAGAGCTGCGCCGGATGCAGCAGAGCGACTTCGTCCTCGCCGCCCGTGCTTCCGGCCTCACTCCCCGGCAGAGCCTGACGCGGCACCTGCTGCCGAACGTCGCACCCGTCTTCATCGTGCAGCTCTCCTGGTCGATGGCCGTCGCGGTCCTCGCCGAGGCCGGACTGTCGTACCTCGGCTTCGGCGCATCGGTGGTCGAACCGAGCTGGGGCATCCTGCTGGCCGACCTGCAGCGCTACATCGGCGTCCATCCGCTGTCGGTGATCTGGCCAGGGCTCACGATCACCATCACGGTCCTCGCCCTCAACCTGCTCGGCGACGGCCTGCGCGAGGCCACGGACCCGACGCTGCGCCACCGCGCGGCGGAGCTCCACACCCCGGCGGTGGTCGCGTGA
- a CDS encoding ATP-binding cassette domain-containing protein — protein sequence MTLAVENLVVEIDGRRVVDGISFDVPDGSRLGLIGESGSGKSLTALAVLGLLPEGATASGSIRWNGTELIGMPDRELAKLRGDDIGIVFQEPRTALNPIRTVGRQIAESIRIHGGLGRREARDRAIAEAERVRLPDPASIVDRYPHQLSGGQRQRVAIAMALACRPRLLIADEPTTALDVTIQSEILSLLLSLVAEEGMSLVFITHDLAVLAQVATEGVVLEHGRVVEAAPVTTLLTAPTSPVTQALLRDATATLWRPEGGPA from the coding sequence GTGACGCTCGCGGTCGAGAACCTCGTCGTCGAGATCGACGGACGTCGAGTGGTCGACGGCATCTCCTTCGACGTGCCGGACGGCTCCCGTCTCGGACTGATCGGCGAATCCGGCTCCGGCAAGTCGCTCACCGCCCTCGCGGTGCTCGGGCTCCTCCCCGAAGGCGCCACCGCGAGCGGCAGCATCCGATGGAACGGCACCGAGCTGATCGGCATGCCGGATCGCGAGCTCGCGAAGCTGCGCGGCGACGACATCGGCATCGTCTTCCAGGAACCGAGGACCGCGCTCAATCCGATCCGGACGGTCGGCCGGCAGATCGCGGAGTCCATCCGCATCCACGGAGGGCTCGGTCGCCGCGAGGCCCGAGATCGTGCGATCGCCGAGGCGGAACGCGTCCGCCTGCCCGACCCGGCCTCGATCGTGGATCGCTACCCGCACCAGCTCTCCGGCGGCCAGCGGCAGAGGGTGGCGATCGCGATGGCGCTCGCCTGCCGTCCACGACTGTTGATCGCCGATGAGCCGACGACTGCACTCGACGTCACGATCCAATCCGAGATCCTCTCGCTGCTGCTCTCGCTCGTGGCAGAGGAGGGCATGTCGCTCGTCTTCATCACCCACGATCTCGCGGTTCTCGCGCAGGTGGCGACAGAGGGCGTCGTCCTCGAGCACGGACGCGTGGTCGAGGCCGCACCCGTGACCACGCTCCTGACCGCGCCGACCTCGCCCGTCACGCAAGCGCTGCTGCGCGACGCCACGGCGACGCTCTGGCGACCGGAAGGCGGTCCGGCATGA
- a CDS encoding ABC transporter ATP-binding protein: MSLIEARGLSRDFIVPKRSTFERTRRQTALAPTDLDVVEGSSVGVIGESGSGKSTLVRLLLGLDRPTTGTVSVGGRPVDATASAKSLHWLRRETGLVFQDPYASLDPRMSAGQIVREPLWALDIEGDHRARVREVLEQVGLEPAMADRYPHEFSGGQRQRIAIARAIVHRPRILVGDEPLSALDVTVRAQILELLMELRRTTDLTLLLVSHDIGVVQNLCDTVVVMKDGHVVERGSTTDVLLHPQHDYTKALLSAIPVIPGS; this comes from the coding sequence ATGAGTCTGATCGAAGCGCGCGGGCTGAGCCGGGACTTCATCGTCCCGAAGCGCTCGACCTTCGAGCGCACCCGCAGACAGACCGCACTCGCGCCGACCGATCTCGATGTCGTCGAGGGATCGTCCGTGGGGGTCATCGGCGAGTCCGGCTCCGGCAAGTCCACGCTCGTCCGCCTGCTGCTGGGGCTCGATCGCCCGACGACCGGCACGGTGAGCGTGGGCGGACGGCCCGTGGACGCCACGGCTTCCGCGAAGTCCCTGCACTGGCTGCGCCGAGAGACCGGGCTGGTCTTCCAGGACCCCTACGCATCACTGGATCCGCGGATGTCGGCGGGGCAGATCGTGCGCGAGCCGCTGTGGGCGCTCGACATCGAGGGCGACCATCGGGCGAGGGTCCGCGAGGTGCTGGAGCAGGTCGGACTGGAACCCGCGATGGCCGATCGCTACCCGCATGAGTTCTCCGGCGGGCAGCGCCAGCGGATCGCGATCGCCAGGGCCATCGTGCACCGGCCGCGCATCCTGGTCGGAGACGAGCCGCTGTCCGCGCTCGACGTCACGGTGCGCGCGCAGATCCTCGAGCTGCTGATGGAGCTGCGTCGCACGACCGACCTCACCCTGCTGCTCGTGTCGCACGACATCGGCGTCGTGCAGAACCTGTGCGACACAGTCGTCGTGATGAAGGACGGACACGTCGTCGAGCGAGGTTCCACGACGGACGTGCTCCTGCACCCGCAGCACGACTACACGAAGGCGCTGCTCTCCGCGATCCCGGTGATCCCCGGCTCCTGA
- a CDS encoding GNAT family N-acetyltransferase, with the protein MQFEPGDRRRVLPRHLRPEAAPEVFSYVIRPARANDLAHIREIYNHFVSNSAVTLDERRSSIPYWRDKFALLERLQLPFLVAVSPAGVVIGYALAQPWAGKNAYRYTVEDSIYLGPGAGGKGLGAALLQALIDACEQIGLREMVAVISDSGAEASIRLHAKLGFVEAGRMGRVGYKFGRDLGTVYMRRVLKPTGRRRRSLFGGR; encoded by the coding sequence ATGCAGTTCGAGCCGGGGGACCGTCGTCGCGTCCTGCCGCGCCATCTGCGCCCGGAGGCGGCACCGGAGGTGTTCTCCTATGTGATCCGTCCCGCACGCGCCAATGATCTCGCGCACATCCGGGAGATCTACAACCACTTCGTGAGCAACTCCGCGGTGACGCTCGACGAGCGACGCAGCAGCATCCCGTACTGGCGGGACAAGTTCGCCCTGCTCGAGCGCCTCCAGCTGCCGTTCCTCGTGGCCGTCTCGCCGGCCGGCGTCGTGATCGGCTACGCGCTGGCGCAGCCGTGGGCAGGCAAGAACGCCTACCGCTACACCGTGGAGGACTCGATCTACCTCGGCCCCGGCGCCGGGGGCAAGGGGCTCGGCGCCGCGCTCCTGCAGGCGCTCATCGACGCGTGCGAGCAGATCGGACTGCGCGAGATGGTCGCCGTCATCAGCGACAGCGGCGCAGAGGCGTCGATCCGGCTCCACGCGAAGCTGGGTTTCGTCGAGGCGGGACGCATGGGTCGCGTCGGCTACAAGTTCGGCCGCGATCTCGGGACGGTCTACATGCGTCGCGTGCTCAAGCCGACCGGACGGCGACGCCGGAGCCTCTTCGGCGGACGCTGA
- a CDS encoding uracil-DNA glycosylase, with the protein MARTLAELAADGQIDPGWAAALAPAQDEITALGERLRAEQAAGRRYLPAGENVLRAFQRPLSDVRVLITGQDPYPTPGHPIGLSFAVDREVRPLPRSLANIYKERESDLGIPPAPHGDLTAWSDQGVLLLNRVLTVQPGAAASHRGWGWEGVTELAIRTLVARDQPLVAILWGKDAANLEPMLGETPVIASAHPSPLSARRGFFGSRPFSRANTLLEELGADPVDWRVEGEAPSSLS; encoded by the coding sequence ATGGCCCGTACCCTCGCCGAGCTCGCCGCTGACGGGCAGATCGATCCGGGATGGGCCGCAGCCCTCGCGCCGGCGCAGGACGAGATCACCGCCCTGGGGGAGCGGCTCCGCGCCGAGCAGGCCGCCGGCCGCAGATATCTTCCTGCCGGTGAGAACGTGCTGCGCGCCTTCCAGCGACCGCTGTCCGACGTGCGGGTGCTGATCACCGGCCAGGATCCGTATCCGACTCCCGGGCACCCGATCGGTCTGTCGTTCGCCGTCGACCGCGAGGTGCGCCCGCTCCCGCGCAGCCTCGCCAACATCTACAAGGAGCGTGAGAGCGATCTCGGCATCCCGCCCGCTCCGCACGGCGACCTGACGGCGTGGAGCGACCAGGGCGTGCTGCTGCTCAACCGAGTCCTCACCGTGCAGCCGGGTGCGGCGGCGTCGCACCGCGGCTGGGGCTGGGAGGGCGTCACCGAGCTCGCGATCCGGACCCTCGTCGCCCGCGACCAGCCGCTCGTCGCGATCCTGTGGGGGAAGGACGCGGCGAACCTGGAGCCGATGCTCGGGGAGACGCCGGTCATCGCGTCAGCGCATCCCTCGCCGCTCTCGGCCCGCCGCGGCTTCTTCGGCTCCCGGCCGTTCTCCCGGGCGAACACCCTCCTCGAGGAACTCGGCGCCGATCCGGTGGATTGGAGAGTGGAGGGCGAAGCGCCTTCCTCCCTAAGCTGA
- a CDS encoding SDR family oxidoreductase has product MVIRRAVVTGASSGIGAATVRELRTRGWDVVGVARREDRLTALAEETGASAIACDLTDAAAVDALVAELEKSGPVHALVQVAGGARGTDRVEDASIDDWQWMFDANVLATQRLVSGLLPLLRLAAAADGHADTVFITSTAAQTAYAGGAGYNAAKAAEAMLVRVLRQELNGEPIRVVEVAPGMVHTEEFTLNRLGGDTVAAEAVYSGVEAPLLAGDVADVIAYALESPAHVNLDLITMRPVAQSAQHLLARGPLRVRSID; this is encoded by the coding sequence ATGGTGATCAGACGTGCAGTGGTGACAGGTGCGAGCTCCGGGATCGGCGCGGCGACGGTGCGCGAGCTCCGCACCCGCGGATGGGATGTCGTCGGAGTCGCACGACGCGAGGATCGGCTGACGGCGCTCGCCGAGGAGACCGGGGCCTCGGCCATCGCCTGCGACCTCACCGACGCCGCGGCCGTCGACGCCCTGGTGGCCGAGCTCGAGAAGTCCGGGCCCGTGCACGCCCTCGTGCAGGTGGCCGGTGGAGCGCGGGGAACGGATCGCGTCGAGGACGCGTCGATCGACGACTGGCAGTGGATGTTCGACGCCAACGTGCTGGCGACGCAGCGCCTGGTGTCGGGACTGCTCCCGCTGCTGCGCCTCGCGGCCGCAGCGGATGGCCACGCGGACACCGTCTTCATCACGTCGACGGCCGCGCAGACGGCCTACGCCGGCGGGGCGGGTTACAACGCCGCCAAGGCCGCCGAGGCGATGCTGGTGCGGGTTCTGCGTCAGGAGCTGAACGGCGAGCCGATCCGCGTCGTCGAGGTCGCGCCGGGCATGGTGCACACCGAGGAGTTCACGCTGAACCGTCTCGGTGGCGACACCGTGGCGGCGGAGGCCGTGTACTCGGGTGTGGAGGCCCCGCTCCTCGCCGGCGACGTGGCCGATGTGATCGCCTACGCGCTGGAGTCTCCGGCCCACGTCAACCTCGACCTCATCACGATGCGTCCGGTCGCGCAGTCGGCGCAGCATCTCCTGGCGCGCGGCCCGCTGCGGGTGCGGTCCATCGACTGA
- a CDS encoding bifunctional o-acetylhomoserine/o-acetylserine sulfhydrylase produces MTAPESWRFETKQIHSGAAPDPVTKARATPIYQTTSYVFDSADHAANLFALAEFGNIYTRIQNPTQDVLEQRLAALEGGTGALVLASGQAASTFAVLNIAEAGDHFVASSSIYGGTYNLFKYTLAKLGIEVTFVENQDDPEEWRRAVRPNTKLFFAETIGNPQINILDIRTVADVAHENGVPLIVDNTIATPYLIRPFEFGADIVVHSVTKFLGGHGTTIGGVIIDGGKFEWSKNVDKFPGLTVPDPSYHGASYTAAVGDPLAYIIKARVQLLRDLGSAIAPQSAWNLIQGVETLSLRIERHVQNAQEIAEWLDSRDDVATVNYSGLPSSPWYAKANEYAPKGVGAVLSFELKGGVEAGREFVNSLSLFSHLANIGDVRSLVIHPASTTHAQLTPEQQLTAGVTPGLVRLSVGIENVDDLKADLEEALAAARRVSEAARA; encoded by the coding sequence ATGACCGCACCCGAGTCCTGGCGCTTCGAGACCAAGCAGATCCACTCGGGTGCCGCGCCCGATCCGGTGACGAAGGCCCGCGCCACGCCGATCTACCAGACCACGTCGTATGTGTTCGACAGCGCGGACCACGCTGCCAACCTCTTCGCCCTCGCGGAGTTCGGCAACATCTACACGCGCATCCAGAACCCCACGCAGGACGTGCTCGAGCAGCGCCTCGCCGCGCTCGAGGGCGGCACCGGTGCCCTCGTCCTCGCCAGCGGCCAGGCCGCATCCACGTTCGCCGTGCTGAACATCGCCGAGGCCGGCGACCACTTCGTCGCCTCGAGCTCGATCTACGGCGGCACGTACAACCTCTTCAAGTACACCCTCGCCAAGCTCGGCATCGAGGTCACCTTCGTCGAGAACCAGGACGACCCGGAGGAATGGCGCCGCGCGGTCCGTCCGAACACGAAGCTGTTCTTCGCGGAGACGATCGGCAACCCGCAGATCAACATCCTCGACATCCGCACAGTGGCCGACGTCGCGCACGAGAACGGCGTCCCGCTGATCGTCGACAACACGATCGCCACGCCGTACCTGATCCGCCCGTTCGAGTTCGGCGCCGACATCGTCGTGCACTCCGTCACGAAGTTCCTCGGCGGCCACGGCACGACCATCGGCGGCGTCATCATCGACGGCGGAAAGTTCGAGTGGTCGAAGAACGTCGACAAGTTCCCCGGCCTCACGGTTCCGGACCCCTCGTACCACGGCGCCAGCTACACCGCCGCTGTCGGCGACCCGCTCGCCTACATCATCAAAGCCCGCGTGCAGCTGCTGCGCGACCTCGGTTCGGCCATCGCGCCGCAGAGCGCCTGGAACCTCATCCAGGGTGTCGAGACGCTGTCGCTGCGCATCGAGCGCCACGTGCAGAACGCGCAGGAGATCGCCGAATGGCTCGACAGCCGTGACGACGTCGCGACGGTGAACTACTCGGGTCTGCCCTCCTCGCCCTGGTACGCCAAGGCGAACGAGTACGCCCCCAAGGGCGTCGGCGCGGTGCTGTCGTTCGAGCTCAAGGGCGGCGTCGAGGCCGGTCGCGAGTTCGTCAACAGCCTGTCGCTGTTCAGCCACCTCGCCAACATCGGCGACGTGCGCTCGCTCGTCATCCACCCGGCATCGACCACCCACGCGCAGCTCACCCCCGAACAGCAGCTCACGGCCGGCGTCACGCCGGGCCTGGTCCGTCTCTCGGTGGGCATCGAGAACGTCGACGACCTGAAGGCCGACCTCGAAGAGGCTCTCGCTGCGGCACGCCGCGTGTCGGAGGCCGCTCGCGCCTGA
- a CDS encoding endonuclease/exonuclease/phosphatase family protein — MAVSGLILLFAVICAWVPGAIGTAAAAALPWTGLALAIVAVLALFLARRVLIVLLVPALAWTLAIFPSLPGPGSNPATDAAPVTVVSQNVRAHSGGAAASADDLASLGADVIALTELDADSLTAASAALAEEYPHSYAIGTVGVWSRFPIDDAVPLTLGLDWKRALRVSVQTPDADVAVYVLHAASVRPGQQHDRDMMLSGIAQAVADDEADSIIVVGDFNAASADPALGAVRSELDWVRPTDGTLGMTWPASLPLARIDHVFVRGLDVNSSTTRRAGNSDHLATVTSVSIRMPSAESVPEP; from the coding sequence GTGGCGGTATCCGGCCTGATCCTGCTGTTCGCCGTGATCTGCGCCTGGGTCCCCGGGGCGATCGGCACGGCCGCAGCTGCAGCCCTGCCGTGGACCGGGCTCGCTCTCGCGATCGTGGCCGTGCTCGCACTCTTCCTGGCACGACGCGTGCTGATCGTCCTGCTGGTCCCCGCTCTCGCCTGGACCCTCGCGATCTTCCCTTCGCTCCCGGGACCGGGCTCGAACCCGGCGACGGATGCCGCACCCGTGACGGTCGTCAGCCAGAACGTGCGCGCGCACTCCGGCGGAGCCGCCGCATCGGCCGACGATCTCGCGAGCCTCGGCGCCGACGTGATCGCCCTCACGGAACTCGACGCCGACAGCCTCACTGCGGCCAGTGCCGCGCTGGCCGAGGAGTACCCGCACTCCTACGCGATCGGGACGGTGGGGGTCTGGAGCCGCTTCCCGATCGACGACGCCGTCCCCCTGACGCTCGGCCTGGACTGGAAGCGCGCCCTGCGCGTCTCGGTGCAGACGCCGGACGCCGATGTCGCCGTCTACGTCCTGCACGCGGCCTCGGTGCGCCCAGGGCAGCAGCACGACCGCGACATGATGCTGTCCGGCATCGCCCAGGCCGTCGCCGACGACGAGGCGGACTCGATCATCGTCGTCGGCGACTTCAACGCCGCATCGGCAGATCCGGCCCTGGGCGCGGTCCGCTCCGAACTCGACTGGGTCCGACCGACCGACGGCACCCTCGGCATGACGTGGCCGGCCTCCCTGCCCCTCGCCCGCATCGACCACGTCTTCGTGCGGGGACTCGACGTGAACAGTTCCACGACGCGACGCGCCGGGAACAGCGATCATCTCGCGACCGTGACGAGCGTCAGCATCCGGATGCCGAGCGCGGAATCCGTCCCGGAACCGTAA
- the metX gene encoding homoserine O-acetyltransferase MetX, which yields MDWQTTSEDTVPSAPVTEADVRLLRARPPATGAWRDGDPVGGRRFGSFGAFTTESGAVLPGIRLAYESWGELNEARDNAVLVLHALTGDSHVRGAAGAGHATAGWWEDVTGPGAPLDTDRWFVIAPNMLGGCQGSTGPASVAPTGYEWASRFPYLTIRDQVAAQVRLADALGIDRWAAVVGGSMGGMHALEWAVTHPERVARLAVLSSPPITTADQIALNTVQLEAIRMDPRFQGGEYYDLGDGDGPHRGLALARRMALLNYRSPIELNQRFQRSWQSGVSPLGHGGRFAVESYLDFHGNKFTRRFDANSYITLVEAMNSHDVGRDRGGVEEALRAVTATTLVIGIDSDRLFPVDGQQRIARSIPNVVGGDAVVLTSDFGHDGFLIETEAVGTHLRRLLAD from the coding sequence ATGGACTGGCAGACGACCTCCGAGGACACGGTGCCCTCAGCGCCCGTGACGGAGGCCGACGTACGGCTGCTCCGCGCCCGCCCCCCGGCGACCGGTGCCTGGCGCGACGGGGATCCTGTCGGCGGTCGACGCTTCGGGAGCTTCGGGGCCTTCACGACCGAGAGCGGTGCGGTCCTCCCCGGCATCCGACTGGCCTACGAGAGCTGGGGCGAGCTCAACGAGGCCCGCGACAACGCGGTGCTCGTGCTGCACGCGCTGACCGGCGACAGCCACGTGCGCGGGGCGGCCGGCGCGGGCCACGCGACCGCTGGATGGTGGGAGGACGTCACCGGCCCCGGCGCGCCGCTCGACACCGACCGCTGGTTCGTGATCGCCCCGAACATGCTCGGCGGCTGCCAGGGCTCGACGGGGCCCGCGAGCGTCGCCCCCACCGGCTACGAGTGGGCGTCGCGCTTCCCCTATCTCACGATCCGCGACCAGGTCGCTGCCCAGGTGCGTCTCGCCGATGCTCTCGGGATCGACCGGTGGGCCGCCGTCGTCGGCGGATCCATGGGGGGCATGCACGCTCTGGAGTGGGCCGTCACGCACCCAGAGCGCGTCGCGCGTCTCGCCGTGCTCTCGTCTCCCCCGATCACCACAGCGGACCAGATCGCGCTGAACACGGTGCAGCTCGAGGCGATCCGGATGGACCCGCGCTTCCAGGGCGGGGAGTACTACGACCTCGGTGACGGCGACGGCCCGCACCGCGGTCTCGCCCTCGCGCGGCGGATGGCTCTGCTGAACTACCGCAGCCCGATCGAGCTCAACCAGCGGTTCCAGCGCTCCTGGCAGTCCGGTGTCTCCCCCCTGGGGCACGGCGGTCGCTTCGCGGTGGAGTCGTACCTCGACTTCCACGGCAACAAGTTCACGCGCCGCTTCGACGCGAACAGCTACATCACCCTGGTCGAGGCGATGAACTCCCACGACGTCGGACGGGACCGCGGCGGTGTGGAGGAAGCTCTGCGCGCCGTCACCGCCACGACCCTGGTCATCGGCATCGACAGCGACAGGCTCTTCCCCGTCGACGGGCAGCAGCGGATCGCGCGGAGCATCCCGAACGTCGTCGGTGGCGATGCGGTCGTGCTCACCAGCGACTTCGGGCACGACGGCTTCCTCATCGAGACCGAAGCCGTCGGCACGCACCTGCGGCGACTGCTCGCCGACTGA